TGATCTGTATTCCGTTGCAAACAAAAATGTTAGGTCTATTGCTGACGGCTGACGAACTTATTATTACCAATTAAATGGGCACAAAAGAGCAAAAAGATATCTCCGGCAAAGATAATAGGACTTGAAATTCTGCGGAATTTTGATTATAATTATAAGTTGTTCAATTTCACAAATTCAAAAAAGTAATAAAACCATAACAATTCAGGAGGGACGGTATGTCAACGGTTACCAAAATCAAGCCATTAGGCGACAGGGTATTGGTTAAGCCTGCAGAGAACAAGGAAACCAAAAAGGGAGGGATCATCATTCCCGACACCGCCAAGGAAAAGCCCATGGAGGGCGAAGTGGTAGCGGTGGGCCCGGGCAAGATCTCCGACTCCGGAACCAGGATGGAGATGGACATCAAAAAGGGCGACAAGGTGCTTTACGGCAAATACTCCGGCACCGAGGTCAAGATCGACGATGTGGAATACCTGATCATGTCGTCCGACGACGTCATGGCCATCATCCACGAAAAATAAATTAATAGAATGCCAAATGTCATTCCCGTGAAAACGGGAATCCACCTGGATACCCGCCTGCGCGGGTATGACGTGGCGCTTTTAAACCAGAAAATAAAAAATCATATAGAGGAATAAGGAGAAAATCATATGTCAAACGGCAAGATGATAGAATACGATGTCAAGGCTCGGGAAGCCTTAAAAAGGGGCGTGGATAAATTGGCCAACGCCGTCAAGGTGACCCTGGGCCCCAAGGGCCGCAACGTGGTCCTGGAGAAAAAATTCGGCTCGCCGCTGGTGACCAAGGACGGCGTGACCGTAGCCAAGGAAATTGAGTTGGAAGATCCCTTTGAAAATATGGGCGCCCAGATGGTCAAGGAAGTGGCTTCCAAGACCTCCGATATCGCCGGCGACGGCACCACCACCGCCACCGTGCTGGCCCAGGCCATCTGCCGCGAGGGCATCAAGAACGTCACCGCCGGGGCCAATCCCATGGACCTCAAGCGGGGCATCGACCTGGCGGTGGAGACCGTGATCAACGAGCTCAAGAAGATATCCAAGCCCACCAAGGGCAAGGCCGAGATATCCAATGTGGCCACCATCTCCGCCAACAACGACCGCACCATCGGCGACCTGATCGCCGACGCCATGGAGAAGGTGGGCAAGGACGGGGTCATCACCGTGGAAGAGGCCAAGGGCATGGACACCACCCTGGAGACCGTGGAAGGGATGCAGTTCGACCGGGGCTACATCTCACCCTATTTCGTGACCAATGCCGAGCGCATGGAAGCCGTCATGGAGGACGCCTATATACTTATCTACGACAAGAAGATTTCGGCCATGAAGGAACTGCTGCCCATCCTGGAGAAAGTGGCCCAGGTAGGCAAGCCGATGATGATCATCGCCGAGGACCTGGAGGGCGAGGCCATGGCCACCCTGGTGGTCAACAAACTGCGGGGCACCCTGCAGGTCTGCGCCGTGAAAGCGCCCGGGTTCGGCGACCGGCGCAAAGAGATGCTGAAGGATATCGAGATCCTGACCGGCGGCAAGGTCATCTCCGAGGAGCTGGGCTTCAAATTAGAGAATACCGTCATCGGAGACCTGGGCCGGGCCAAGCGCATCACCGTTGACAAGGACAACACCACCATCGTGGAAGGCGCCGGAAAGACCAAGGACATTCAGGCCCGCATCGGCCAGATCCGCGCCCAGATCGAAGAGACCAAGTCCGATTACGATAAGGAGAAACTGCAGGAACGCCTGGCCAAGCTGGCCGGCGGCGTAGCAATCATCAACGTCGGCGCTCCCACCGAGACTGCCATGAAAGAGAAAAAAGCC
Above is a genomic segment from Candidatus Edwardsbacteria bacterium containing:
- the groL gene encoding chaperonin GroEL (60 kDa chaperone family; promotes refolding of misfolded polypeptides especially under stressful conditions; forms two stacked rings of heptamers to form a barrel-shaped 14mer; ends can be capped by GroES; misfolded proteins enter the barrel where they are refolded when GroES binds), translating into MSNGKMIEYDVKAREALKRGVDKLANAVKVTLGPKGRNVVLEKKFGSPLVTKDGVTVAKEIELEDPFENMGAQMVKEVASKTSDIAGDGTTTATVLAQAICREGIKNVTAGANPMDLKRGIDLAVETVINELKKISKPTKGKAEISNVATISANNDRTIGDLIADAMEKVGKDGVITVEEAKGMDTTLETVEGMQFDRGYISPYFVTNAERMEAVMEDAYILIYDKKISAMKELLPILEKVAQVGKPMMIIAEDLEGEAMATLVVNKLRGTLQVCAVKAPGFGDRRKEMLKDIEILTGGKVISEELGFKLENTVIGDLGRAKRITVDKDNTTIVEGAGKTKDIQARIGQIRAQIEETKSDYDKEKLQERLAKLAGGVAIINVGAPTETAMKEKKARVEDALHATRAAVEEGIIPGGGVAFIRAMPALDAIKAKGDIKIGVDIIRRSLEEPMRQIANNAGVEGAVIVDEIKKNTSVNVGYNADKDKVEDLVEAGVIDPTKVARIALQNAASIAGLLLTTECVIAEKPKEEKPMPMPQGGGGYGDMY
- the groES gene encoding co-chaperone GroES, which translates into the protein MSTVTKIKPLGDRVLVKPAENKETKKGGIIIPDTAKEKPMEGEVVAVGPGKISDSGTRMEMDIKKGDKVLYGKYSGTEVKIDDVEYLIMSSDDVMAIIHEK